From the genome of Symbiobacterium terraclitae, one region includes:
- a CDS encoding GGDEF domain-containing protein — translation MIDSYPDILDRRPFREALNRALEAEATVSLASLDLDGFGEVNARLGRESGDRLIELLCRTLAENAKAHGWTVGRIGGDEFAVVMPDTGLERAFLLMEALRGEFAARAAEQFPELCPTISIGVANAPRDARDLNGLTQQADQALYQAKENGRNAVGLPSREEMVLRSCYYTTSQLARLKKLAELLKKKESVLMREALDDLLRKYDVQ, via the coding sequence GTGATCGATAGCTATCCGGATATCCTTGACCGCCGCCCGTTCCGGGAAGCCCTGAACCGCGCGCTTGAGGCCGAGGCGACGGTCTCCCTGGCCTCGCTGGACCTGGACGGGTTCGGGGAGGTCAACGCCCGGCTGGGCCGGGAGAGCGGCGACCGGCTGATCGAGCTCCTCTGCCGGACGCTCGCTGAGAACGCAAAGGCCCACGGGTGGACGGTGGGCCGCATCGGCGGCGACGAGTTCGCCGTGGTCATGCCGGACACCGGGCTGGAGCGCGCCTTCCTGCTGATGGAGGCGCTGCGCGGCGAGTTTGCCGCCCGGGCGGCTGAGCAGTTCCCGGAACTCTGCCCGACCATCAGCATCGGCGTAGCCAACGCCCCCCGGGACGCCCGGGATCTCAACGGGCTGACCCAGCAGGCGGATCAGGCCCTGTACCAGGCCAAGGAGAACGGGCGCAACGCCGTGGGCCTGCCCTCCCGGGAGGAGATGGTGCTCCGCTCCTGCTACTACACCACCTCTCAGTTGGCCCGCCTGAAGAAGCTGGCAGAACTGCTGAAGAAGAAGGAGTCCGTGCTCATGCGGGAGGCCCTCGACGACCTGCTGCGCAAGTACGACGTACAGTGA